One window of the Thermoplasmata archaeon genome contains the following:
- a CDS encoding FAD-binding protein yields the protein MITVSEKCIGCGICAKTCPFGAITIVEKKAVIGDACVLCGACVQVCPVKAITIERKAVSADLSSFRDVWVFAECEGEKLKSVALELTTKARELADALNQRVCAVLLGANIKSNVELLEKHGADVVYVAEHKMLEPYTTDAYSPVIVGLISKYKPNIMLFPATKVGRDLAPRVAAALGLGLTADCTGLSIKDGLLLQTRPAFGGNVMADILCPNTRPQMATVRPNVFKKAENPRKAEVVVVPVDIKEHTIRTVIKEIVKTATPGMKKIDEADIIVSGGRGIGSKEGFKLLEELAELLGGAVGASRVAVDLGWMPKSAQVGQSGITVAPKLYIACGISGTIQHLVGMKDSKVIIAINKDPEAPIFNVADYGIVGDYQKVVPLLIEELKKAMKK from the coding sequence ATGATTACAGTCAGCGAAAAATGCATTGGTTGTGGTATCTGTGCTAAAACCTGCCCGTTTGGCGCAATAACAATTGTAGAAAAAAAGGCAGTTATTGGTGATGCTTGTGTGCTCTGCGGCGCTTGTGTGCAAGTGTGTCCTGTAAAGGCCATTACAATTGAAAGGAAAGCCGTAAGTGCTGACCTATCTAGTTTCCGTGATGTCTGGGTGTTTGCTGAGTGTGAAGGCGAGAAATTAAAGAGTGTTGCTCTGGAACTTACAACAAAGGCGAGAGAACTTGCTGATGCTTTGAACCAGCGAGTATGTGCAGTTCTGCTTGGTGCCAATATAAAATCAAATGTAGAATTACTTGAGAAACATGGTGCAGATGTAGTTTATGTAGCAGAGCACAAGATGCTAGAACCCTATACCACAGATGCATATTCTCCTGTAATTGTTGGACTGATTTCAAAGTACAAACCCAACATCATGCTTTTCCCTGCAACAAAAGTCGGTAGAGATTTGGCTCCGAGAGTTGCAGCAGCACTTGGGCTTGGCTTAACCGCTGACTGCACAGGATTGAGCATAAAAGATGGCTTGCTTTTGCAGACACGCCCGGCCTTCGGTGGCAATGTGATGGCAGACATTCTTTGCCCGAACACTAGGCCACAGATGGCAACTGTGAGACCGAATGTGTTCAAAAAGGCCGAGAACCCGCGGAAGGCAGAGGTGGTTGTAGTTCCAGTTGATATTAAGGAACATACAATCAGGACTGTGATTAAAGAAATTGTGAAAACTGCAACGCCGGGAATGAAGAAGATAGATGAGGCAGATATCATCGTCTCTGGAGGCAGAGGAATTGGCTCGAAAGAGGGTTTCAAGTTACTTGAAGAACTGGCTGAGTTGCTTGGCGGTGCGGTAGGTGCTTCAAGAGTAGCTGTTGACCTGGGATGGATGCCAAAGTCAGCACAGGTGGGGCAGAGTGGTATTACAGTGGCACCAAAACTCTACATTGCCTGCGGAATCAGCGGCACAATCCAGCACTTGGTTGGAATGAAGGACTCAAAAGTAATTATTGCAATCAACAAGGACCCTGAAGCTCCAATCTTCAATGTAGCGGACTATGGAATTGTTGGGGATTACCAGAAGGTTGTTCCGTTGCTGATTGAGGAGTTGAAGAAGGCGATGAAGAAATGA
- a CDS encoding electron transfer flavoprotein subunit beta/FixA family protein, with protein MEFVVLVKQVPDTTEVKVDPKTGTLIRDGVPSILNPFDQFALEEALRLREKIRDKTPVNVTVISMGPPQAKSAIMKCLALGADKGILLSDRAFAGADTWATSLTLAEAVKKLGKFDIVFCGQQAIDGDTAQVGPEVAQHLGIPQVTYVDSILGFENNKLTVKSLTDDGYKVVEVKLPVLITCSTPSSFEPSNPSMAAILKANKKPFETWTAETLGGDKNRFGLSGSPTQVSRVYSPPVRGKGVVYTENVEESVKKIVEALMEKKVI; from the coding sequence ATGGAATTCGTAGTTCTTGTGAAACAGGTGCCTGATACAACGGAAGTTAAAGTGGACCCTAAAACTGGCACCTTAATAAGAGACGGAGTTCCGAGCATACTGAATCCATTCGACCAGTTTGCACTTGAAGAAGCCCTTCGCCTGCGGGAAAAAATCAGAGATAAAACACCTGTAAATGTGACTGTAATTTCAATGGGGCCACCGCAGGCAAAATCCGCAATTATGAAATGCTTGGCTCTGGGTGCCGATAAAGGTATTCTGCTCAGCGATAGGGCGTTTGCAGGTGCAGACACTTGGGCAACCTCTCTCACACTCGCAGAAGCTGTGAAAAAACTTGGAAAATTTGACATTGTCTTCTGCGGGCAGCAGGCAATTGATGGAGACACTGCTCAGGTAGGTCCAGAAGTTGCACAGCATCTGGGTATTCCACAGGTAACTTATGTGGATTCAATTCTAGGTTTTGAAAACAACAAACTCACTGTGAAAAGCTTGACCGATGATGGCTATAAAGTGGTGGAAGTGAAGTTGCCTGTGCTTATTACATGCTCCACACCTTCCTCCTTTGAACCTTCAAACCCTTCGATGGCTGCAATTCTCAAGGCAAACAAGAAGCCATTTGAAACCTGGACTGCTGAGACACTGGGTGGAGACAAAAACAGGTTCGGTTTATCTGGCTCACCAACACAGGTTTCAAGAGTGTATTCACCACCAGTTCGTGGTAAAGGCGTGGTCTACACCGAAAATGTGGAAGAGAGTGTAAAGAAAATAGTTGAAGCTCTGATGGAGAAGAAGGTGATATAA
- a CDS encoding acyl-CoA dehydrogenase family protein → MDYTFTEEQEMIRQSVREFAERKIAPIALKMEETREIPLDIVKGMAELGIIAPTASPEYGGVGFDAVTCAIVAEELARVDPTGSIPVFYLIQASWGHVLNKYGTHECKSEVFPKVTKGEWFLGIATTESDAGSDLGSTRTRITPTEKGYIVNGEKMYISGVREAYTRGGGHVTIAKQTPELGTRGMTLFYLPLQSKGITPTYVDDLGREGISTGGFTIDNVEIPKHYLIGEENKGFYIVHEGYEFARGLISMICASAGLKSLENGMNYIKQRKCFGTPIGKFEGIQFKLAEHYTKLSMLKDMAYKAMHTFDLEQKGKAKRFETAKAIAMAKLFAQEWACAAIDDVMQWQGAFGYTKECPDQCAWRAVRSFGWAEGSKEIMRIIVGRELLGKEFIPYR, encoded by the coding sequence ATGGATTATACCTTTACTGAAGAACAGGAAATGATAAGGCAGAGTGTCAGGGAGTTTGCAGAGCGCAAGATTGCACCTATTGCACTCAAAATGGAGGAAACCAGGGAAATTCCATTGGACATTGTGAAGGGCATGGCAGAACTCGGAATAATTGCCCCTACTGCCTCCCCAGAATATGGTGGTGTTGGTTTTGATGCGGTTACCTGTGCAATAGTCGCAGAGGAACTTGCAAGGGTGGACCCAACAGGATCGATACCAGTATTCTATCTCATTCAGGCCTCCTGGGGTCATGTTCTGAACAAGTACGGAACCCATGAATGCAAGAGTGAAGTTTTTCCGAAGGTGACAAAAGGAGAGTGGTTCCTAGGAATCGCTACGACAGAAAGTGATGCGGGCTCAGACCTTGGTTCCACAAGGACGAGAATTACACCCACAGAAAAGGGCTACATTGTAAATGGCGAGAAAATGTATATTTCTGGCGTAAGAGAGGCATACACAAGAGGAGGAGGCCATGTTACAATTGCGAAACAGACGCCAGAGCTTGGGACAAGAGGAATGACGCTCTTCTATCTCCCGCTGCAGAGTAAGGGCATAACACCTACCTATGTAGATGACCTTGGCAGAGAGGGTATCTCTACAGGCGGCTTTACAATAGATAATGTAGAGATTCCAAAACACTATTTGATAGGCGAGGAAAATAAGGGATTCTACATTGTGCATGAGGGTTATGAATTTGCCCGAGGCCTGATCTCGATGATCTGTGCATCTGCTGGCCTGAAGTCATTGGAGAATGGCATGAACTACATCAAGCAAAGAAAGTGCTTTGGCACACCCATCGGCAAATTCGAAGGTATCCAGTTTAAACTTGCAGAGCATTATACAAAGCTCTCAATGCTGAAGGACATGGCATACAAGGCAATGCATACCTTTGACCTTGAACAGAAAGGGAAGGCAAAGAGGTTTGAAACTGCAAAGGCAATTGCAATGGCTAAGCTGTTTGCTCAGGAGTGGGCATGTGCGGCAATTGACGATGTGATGCAGTGGCAGGGTGCTTTTGGCTACACTAAGGAATGTCCAGACCAATGTGCTTGGCGAGCCGTGCGTTCATTTGGCTGGGCTGAAGGTTCAAAGGAAATCATGAGAATAATTGTAGGCAGAGAATTGCTTGGTAAGGAGTTCATACCCTACAGATAG
- a CDS encoding DHH family phosphoesterase encodes MKSFIPSNLYEAYKLATNLLSNYHGIVRVYSHYDADGIASAGILAKTLYRFGKNFQVTCRKNLDTEFFATLQKEKNKLLIVADMGTNQAFQIKEHVNYLIILDHHEPSKEIKEWHRSQSAEPEREKGKLLIDEKRSLEARNIVLLNSHLYGIDGTKEACASTMCFLFSIFCNPGNWDLLPFAVAGCEGDRQNSGGKFYGLNQVIVENGIANGIIDKRKTFSFDGETVYEALSTTNDPFFKMFVEDPKKIDTVLGLLAIPPSTKIKELTPEQIKKLNSYLTLYFLKENVDLTAVLTLCQDDYFMKNNVRAKTLANYLNACGRTGKQELAIGLFFEFDRYAESCAAVRNAYREKVRKYLLTLLKEGTQKGEAIQYTWVEEGEFAGAIGGLALTFFLEKTKPVFVLSRKGKVVSISARALDSMVKAGLNLAECCRVAAEKCGGRGGGHNIAAGAEVPEGKEEEFLKLADEIVKEQLGSVS; translated from the coding sequence ATGAAATCTTTTATTCCCTCCAACCTTTATGAGGCCTACAAATTAGCTACAAATCTATTAAGTAACTATCATGGTATTGTGAGAGTATATTCTCACTATGATGCAGACGGGATTGCATCTGCAGGAATCCTTGCAAAAACTCTCTACAGATTTGGAAAAAATTTTCAGGTCACCTGCAGAAAAAATCTAGACACGGAGTTTTTTGCGACCCTCCAGAAGGAAAAGAATAAACTTTTGATTGTTGCCGACATGGGTACAAATCAGGCGTTTCAGATAAAAGAACATGTGAATTATCTAATAATTTTAGACCATCATGAACCGTCTAAAGAAATTAAGGAATGGCATAGGTCACAGTCTGCAGAACCCGAGCGAGAGAAGGGAAAATTGTTAATTGATGAGAAGAGAAGTTTAGAAGCGAGGAATATTGTGCTATTGAATTCTCATTTGTATGGAATAGATGGAACGAAGGAAGCGTGCGCCTCTACAATGTGCTTCCTCTTCTCTATATTTTGTAATCCTGGGAACTGGGACCTTCTACCTTTTGCAGTCGCGGGTTGTGAAGGTGACCGACAGAATAGCGGGGGTAAATTTTATGGCTTAAATCAGGTGATTGTTGAGAATGGAATTGCAAATGGAATAATTGATAAAAGGAAAACATTCTCATTTGATGGTGAGACAGTTTATGAAGCCCTTTCCACGACCAATGACCCATTCTTCAAAATGTTTGTAGAGGACCCAAAGAAGATAGATACGGTGTTGGGATTGCTAGCCATACCCCCAAGCACAAAAATTAAGGAACTAACACCAGAGCAAATCAAGAAGCTCAATTCCTATCTCACACTTTATTTTCTGAAGGAGAATGTGGATTTGACTGCTGTACTTACTTTGTGTCAGGACGATTATTTCATGAAAAATAATGTAAGAGCTAAAACACTTGCAAACTATCTAAATGCTTGTGGACGAACTGGAAAACAGGAGCTTGCTATCGGCCTGTTTTTCGAATTTGATAGGTATGCTGAATCCTGTGCTGCTGTCCGAAATGCGTACAGAGAGAAAGTACGAAAATATCTGTTGACGCTGTTAAAGGAAGGAACACAGAAAGGTGAGGCAATCCAGTACACATGGGTTGAGGAAGGAGAGTTTGCAGGTGCAATTGGTGGTCTTGCACTCACATTTTTCTTGGAGAAAACAAAGCCAGTTTTTGTATTATCTAGAAAGGGCAAAGTAGTTTCAATCTCTGCTAGAGCTCTAGACTCTATGGTAAAAGCGGGTCTTAATCTTGCCGAGTGCTGCAGAGTTGCTGCTGAAAAATGTGGGGGCAGAGGCGGAGGACACAATATTGCTGCAGGTGCAGAAGTGCCAGAGGGAAAGGAAGAAGAGTTTCTTAAACTGGCCGATGAAATCGTGAAGGAACAGTTGGGTAGTGTCTCCTAA
- a CDS encoding aspartate dehydrogenase, whose protein sequence is MKVLIIGCGAIGTAITRALQQEKKIEKIFLVDNKPEYIEALSAKFPKAVRCDFPKVLSDVDLAIECASQQAVAVYVPVVLEHGVDVLILSVGALADDALREKIFALAAEKSARVYIPSGAIAGIDAVSAVKGAGIYEITLETRKPPSAFEEAILAEHGLKKEEITREVVIYEGMAREAVKKFPKNVNVAATLSLAGMGFDKTKVRIVVDPSINMNTHRIIVKGDFGEMLLETRNKPFPHNPKTSYLAALSAVNAVRKILENVWVGV, encoded by the coding sequence ATGAAGGTGCTGATAATCGGATGCGGTGCAATTGGAACTGCAATCACTCGTGCTCTCCAACAGGAAAAAAAAATTGAAAAAATCTTCCTTGTAGATAATAAACCAGAATACATTGAGGCCTTGTCTGCAAAGTTTCCAAAGGCGGTTAGGTGCGATTTCCCAAAAGTGCTTTCCGATGTGGATCTTGCCATAGAATGTGCTTCTCAACAAGCAGTAGCGGTCTATGTACCAGTCGTATTGGAGCATGGTGTAGATGTACTTATCTTAAGTGTTGGCGCACTTGCTGACGATGCATTGCGTGAGAAAATTTTTGCGCTTGCAGCTGAGAAAAGTGCGAGGGTTTACATCCCATCTGGTGCTATTGCAGGTATTGATGCAGTTTCTGCTGTTAAGGGTGCGGGCATCTATGAAATCACGCTGGAAACCAGAAAACCTCCTTCTGCTTTTGAAGAGGCAATCTTAGCAGAGCACGGACTGAAGAAAGAGGAGATAACAAGAGAGGTTGTGATTTACGAGGGCATGGCAAGAGAAGCTGTGAAAAAATTTCCGAAGAATGTGAATGTTGCTGCGACGCTTTCATTAGCTGGTATGGGCTTCGATAAAACAAAGGTAAGGATTGTGGTTGACCCATCTATCAATATGAATACCCATCGCATCATTGTGAAAGGAGATTTTGGAGAGATGTTGCTCGAGACGAGAAACAAGCCATTTCCGCACAATCCAAAGACGAGCTATCTTGCTGCGCTTTCTGCAGTTAACGCTGTGCGAAAAATTCTGGAAAATGTGTGGGTAGGAGTATGA
- a CDS encoding 30S ribosomal protein S15 produces the protein MSRIHSSKKGKHSSKRPLVKENPEWVPLSKEEVEQKVVELAKNGVSMPLIGMVLRDQYGVPSVKLATGKTVSQILREHNVFPNIPPDLSSLIEKANNLKVHLKKHPKDYSNKRGLTLVESKIRRLVKYYIRQGVMPSSWSYSSE, from the coding sequence ATGTCCAGAATACATTCAAGCAAAAAAGGCAAGCATTCATCTAAACGTCCGTTGGTGAAAGAGAATCCGGAATGGGTCCCTCTAAGTAAGGAAGAGGTTGAACAGAAGGTAGTAGAACTGGCAAAAAATGGTGTAAGTATGCCTTTGATAGGAATGGTATTAAGGGATCAGTATGGCGTCCCAAGTGTAAAACTTGCTACTGGCAAAACCGTTTCTCAGATTTTGAGAGAACATAATGTGTTCCCGAATATTCCTCCAGATCTTTCCTCTCTTATAGAAAAGGCAAACAATTTGAAGGTGCATCTTAAGAAGCACCCGAAGGACTACTCGAACAAGCGAGGTTTGACGCTGGTAGAGTCAAAGATAAGGCGTCTAGTGAAGTACTACATTAGGCAGGGAGTAATGCCTTCCAGTTGGTCATACTCCTCCGAATAA